One genomic window of Vibrio ziniensis includes the following:
- a CDS encoding FNR family transcription factor gives MISEKPAAKRIQSGGCAIHCQDCSISQLCIPFTLNESELDQLDQIIERKKPIQKGQELFKAGDELKSLYAIRSGTIKSYTITEQGDEQITAFHLAGDLVGFDAITGDAHPSFAQALETSMVCEIPYEILDDLSGKMPKLRQQIMRLMSNEIKGDQEMILLLSKKNAEERLAAFLFNLSTRFSQRGFSPREFRLTMTRGDIGNYLGLTVETISRLLGRFQKSEILSVKGKYITIIDHDALMDLAGVSKESK, from the coding sequence ATGATTTCGGAAAAGCCTGCTGCGAAGCGAATTCAATCTGGTGGATGTGCGATTCACTGTCAAGACTGTAGTATTAGCCAACTATGTATTCCATTCACTCTTAACGAGTCTGAATTGGATCAACTTGATCAAATCATTGAGCGTAAAAAGCCAATTCAAAAAGGTCAGGAACTATTCAAAGCTGGCGATGAGCTTAAGTCTTTATACGCAATCCGTTCAGGGACTATCAAGAGCTACACCATTACAGAACAAGGTGACGAGCAAATTACTGCATTCCATCTTGCTGGTGATTTAGTTGGTTTTGATGCCATTACGGGCGATGCACACCCTAGTTTTGCTCAAGCGTTAGAGACTTCTATGGTTTGTGAAATACCATACGAAATCTTAGATGACCTTTCAGGCAAAATGCCTAAGCTTCGTCAGCAAATCATGCGCTTAATGAGTAATGAAATTAAGGGCGACCAAGAAATGATTCTGCTACTTTCGAAGAAAAATGCTGAAGAGCGTTTGGCCGCTTTCCTATTCAACCTTTCAACTCGTTTTTCACAACGCGGATTCAGTCCTAGAGAGTTCCGTTTAACCATGACTCGTGGCGATATTGGTAACTACTTAGGCCTAACCGTTGAAACTATCAGCCGTTTACTTGGTCGTTTCCAAAAATCAGAGATTTTGAGTGTAAAAGGCAAATACATTACCATTATTGATCACGATGCTTTAATGGATCTTGCTGGCGTCTCTAAAGAAAGTAAATAA
- the uspE gene encoding universal stress protein UspE has protein sequence MSIYNKILVVADINHDEQPALARAIQLAKKSRSTSHITFFLSIYDFSYDMTSMLSGDERDAMRRGVIHQREQWMKKVAEPYIKESIVFDVKVVWHNRPYEAIIGEVFAGEHDILIKGTRKHDVLESVIFTPTDWHLLRKCPIPVLLVKNSDWPENANILASVHVGSEIETHLDLNDRMVDQLLNLSERLGTTPYLVNAYPVTPANITIELPEFDPTTYTDAVRGHHLTAMKALRQKHGIDEEHTIVQQGLPEDVIPQAADKLNAAMVILGTTGRTGLSAVFIGNTAEQVIDKINCDVLALKPRGYVSPLDPTIAS, from the coding sequence ATGAGCATTTATAACAAAATCTTAGTTGTAGCTGATATTAATCATGATGAACAACCTGCTTTAGCCCGAGCTATCCAACTGGCTAAGAAAAGCCGCTCTACAAGCCATATTACATTTTTTTTGTCTATCTATGACTTCTCATATGACATGACATCCATGTTATCCGGGGACGAACGTGATGCCATGAGACGTGGTGTCATTCATCAACGTGAACAGTGGATGAAAAAGGTAGCTGAACCTTATATCAAAGAGTCTATAGTTTTTGATGTTAAGGTTGTTTGGCACAATCGTCCTTATGAAGCGATCATTGGTGAAGTATTTGCTGGTGAACACGATATATTGATTAAAGGTACACGTAAGCACGATGTTTTGGAGTCGGTAATATTCACGCCTACTGATTGGCATTTGTTACGTAAATGCCCTATTCCAGTCTTGTTAGTGAAGAATTCTGATTGGCCGGAAAATGCAAACATTCTTGCGTCTGTCCATGTCGGTTCTGAAATTGAAACTCATCTCGATCTTAATGACAGAATGGTTGACCAACTTTTAAATCTTTCTGAACGCTTAGGCACAACACCATATCTAGTCAATGCTTATCCTGTTACACCAGCAAACATTACTATTGAACTACCAGAGTTTGATCCTACTACTTATACCGATGCCGTTCGTGGACATCATCTAACTGCAATGAAAGCGCTGCGTCAAAAACATGGCATTGATGAAGAGCACACTATTGTTCAACAAGGTTTACCTGAAGATGTGATTCCTCAAGCTGCGGATAAGCTTAATGCAGCGATGGTTATCTTAGGGACTACTGGTAGAACCGGACTATCAGCCGTATTTATTGGCAACACTGCTGAGCAAGTCATTGATAAAATAAATTGTGATGTATTGGCGTTAAAGCCTAGGGGCTATGTAAGTCCTTTAGACCCTACAATTGCATCTTAG
- the ttcA gene encoding tRNA 2-thiocytidine(32) synthetase TtcA — translation MTEQTQELTKAQQYNFNKLQKRIRRNTGQAIADFNMIEDGDRIMVCLSGGKDSFTMLEILMSLQKSAPVSFELVAVNLDQKQPGFPADILPAYLEQLGVEYKIVEEDTYSIVQDKIPEGKTTCSLCSRLRRGILYRTAKELGATKIALGHHRDDIIETLFLNMFYGGKMKGMPPKLVSDNGEHVVIRPLAYCREKDIIKYAGMRDYPIIPCNLCGSQPNLQRQNIKQMLNAWDKQFPGRIESMFRAMQNVVPSHLADFELFDFKSINRDSGVINGGDIGFDKEDIPVMPVQDEDSVMEFDPSLKLDVTNV, via the coding sequence ATGACTGAGCAAACTCAAGAGCTGACAAAGGCTCAACAATACAATTTCAACAAATTGCAAAAGCGTATTCGTCGTAATACTGGCCAAGCAATCGCTGATTTCAACATGATTGAAGATGGTGACCGTATAATGGTCTGCTTATCTGGCGGGAAAGACAGCTTTACTATGCTTGAAATTTTGATGAGCTTACAAAAGAGTGCTCCAGTCTCTTTTGAATTGGTGGCAGTTAACCTCGATCAGAAACAACCTGGATTTCCGGCTGATATCTTGCCGGCTTATTTAGAGCAATTAGGTGTTGAATACAAGATTGTAGAAGAAGACACCTACTCCATTGTTCAAGATAAAATCCCTGAAGGTAAAACAACATGTTCGCTATGCTCTCGTTTGCGCCGCGGTATTTTGTACCGTACCGCTAAAGAACTAGGTGCAACAAAAATTGCTCTAGGACACCACAGAGATGACATCATTGAAACTTTGTTCTTGAACATGTTCTATGGTGGGAAAATGAAAGGGATGCCACCGAAACTGGTATCGGATAATGGTGAGCATGTTGTTATCCGCCCGCTGGCATACTGTCGTGAAAAAGACATTATTAAGTATGCTGGTATGCGAGATTACCCAATTATTCCATGCAACTTATGTGGTTCACAGCCTAACTTACAACGTCAGAACATTAAGCAAATGCTCAATGCATGGGATAAACAGTTCCCCGGCCGAATTGAATCTATGTTCCGCGCTATGCAAAACGTAGTACCTAGCCACTTAGCTGACTTTGAACTGTTTGATTTTAAATCAATTAACCGTGACTCTGGTGTTATTAACGGCGGTGATATTGGTTTCGATAAAGAAGATATTCCAGTTATGCCCGTGCAAGATGAAGACAGCGTGATGGAATTCGACCCAAGTTTGAAACTAGATGTGACAAACGTATAG
- a CDS encoding DUF2987 domain-containing protein produces the protein MKGIALALGLLCASFSIHATAQEYMFTYSKLYSSLKNNNKPEYPDVKVGVFFLNADTKQLCSIEKAWMEKEEHYELLESSPNNELLLPLDDNLKQANPLVFVDTPKDLRCDFSLVVMTRESLTGKVTYNDIEKLLPQMQDILESLGGMFSSWFTPEVAGVTLEFANNLSGVVSLSNGNSVQIVNGKAQVTLDEIGKEGWITLPEKTIRVLPYLPTAKK, from the coding sequence ATGAAGGGTATAGCGTTAGCCTTAGGGCTTCTTTGTGCGAGTTTCTCTATCCATGCTACTGCACAAGAATACATGTTTACATATAGTAAATTGTATTCATCTCTTAAAAACAACAACAAGCCTGAGTATCCAGATGTAAAAGTTGGCGTTTTTTTCTTAAACGCCGATACCAAACAGCTTTGTTCCATTGAAAAAGCATGGATGGAAAAAGAAGAACATTATGAATTACTTGAAAGCAGTCCGAATAATGAACTGCTATTGCCGCTCGACGATAACCTAAAACAAGCTAACCCTTTAGTCTTTGTTGATACTCCAAAAGATCTTCGTTGCGATTTTTCCCTTGTTGTCATGACCAGAGAATCTTTGACTGGGAAAGTGACTTACAATGACATCGAAAAGTTGCTTCCACAGATGCAAGATATTCTTGAATCCTTGGGTGGAATGTTCTCAAGTTGGTTTACTCCAGAAGTCGCCGGTGTCACTTTGGAATTCGCTAATAATTTAAGCGGTGTTGTCAGCTTAAGTAATGGTAACAGCGTACAAATTGTTAACGGTAAAGCTCAAGTAACCTTGGATGAGATAGGAAAAGAAGGTTGGATAACACTTCCTGAAAAAACGATCCGAGTTCTTCCGTACTTACCAACGGCTAAAAAGTAA
- a CDS encoding glucosaminidase domain-containing protein → MHKFFQLAALGGIIAVAGYGYYNFESQNNLNESITNKGKAVAKAPDFTVYTDVNEKKHAFFSYLKPGIDLENQRIEKERTRLNRLREHLQSGSLSDSDLDDAAKLSHLYQIELQNNELTYDWIDDMLHRVDVIPEALVLTQAANESAWGTSRFARTAKNYFGQWCYSKGCGVVPLQRSEGMTHEVAKFSSVQESIHRYFMNVNRNRAYQDLREIRFQLREDGADLLNISSAMEMSNGLLKYSERGEAYVKDLQTMMRHNEQFWTN, encoded by the coding sequence CTGGTTATGGCTATTACAATTTCGAAAGCCAGAATAACCTCAATGAATCTATTACTAACAAAGGTAAAGCAGTAGCAAAAGCACCAGATTTTACTGTTTACACTGATGTGAATGAGAAGAAACATGCTTTCTTCTCATATCTCAAACCTGGAATTGATTTAGAAAACCAACGAATTGAAAAAGAAAGAACAAGGCTAAATAGACTTAGAGAACATCTGCAATCTGGAAGCCTTTCAGACTCAGACTTAGATGATGCTGCAAAACTTTCTCATTTGTATCAGATCGAACTTCAAAATAATGAACTGACATACGACTGGATTGATGACATGTTACATCGCGTCGATGTAATCCCAGAAGCGTTAGTGTTAACCCAAGCAGCAAATGAGTCCGCATGGGGTACTTCGCGATTTGCCCGCACGGCAAAAAACTATTTTGGTCAGTGGTGTTACAGCAAAGGTTGCGGTGTGGTTCCTTTGCAACGTAGCGAAGGTATGACTCATGAAGTAGCAAAATTTAGTTCTGTACAAGAATCCATCCATCGCTATTTCATGAATGTAAATCGGAACCGAGCCTATCAGGACCTGCGTGAAATACGCTTTCAACTCAGAGAAGATGGTGCAGATTTGCTGAACATTAGTAGTGCAATGGAAATGAGTAATGGCCTGCTAAAATACTCCGAGCGCGGTGAAGCGTACGTGAAAGATTTACAGACAATGATGCGTCATAACGAACAATTTTGGACAAATTAA